One window from the genome of Epinephelus fuscoguttatus linkage group LG3, E.fuscoguttatus.final_Chr_v1 encodes:
- the LOC125885444 gene encoding kallikrein-6-like encodes MAAMAHLMLLLSLCIGVTMSTVPDLQKRIIQGKPCERLYHVKLRVAAGGTSTLCGGSLISDQWILTAAHCLKPRGTLFANLRVHPDGPVQEVQITSEPLIYTDKDDNGNKRSHDVMLLQLPVPSAIQPVALPDCEYHPKMVEIAGHGATTGGPNDKRKPSQSPTLHCADIEVVNCEDLKNTLQKHFQEVYPVKVYQHWFCGQTPNVDICYGDSGGGVVYEDKIYGIISFLGDPKRVCRKAAAFMDLCSPEYAKWINQTIT; translated from the exons ATGGCAGCAATGGCTCATCTGATGCTTCTCCTTTCGCTGTGCATTG GTGTTACAATGAGCACAGTGCCCGATCTGCAGAAGAGAATCATCCAAGGTAAACCATGCGAGCGTCTGTATCATGTCAAACTGAGAGTTGCTGCTGGTGGAACATCCACCTTGTGTGGTGGTTCTCTGATAAGTGACCAGTGGATTTTGACTGCAGCTCACTGTTTGAAGCCACGAGG GACTCTGTTCGCAAATTTACGTGTGCATCCAGATGGTCCAGTACAAGAAGTGCAAATCACATCAGAACCTTTGATTTATACAGACAAAGACGACAACGGCAACAAGAGGTCCCATGATGtcatgctgctgcagctacCTGTCCCCTCTGCCATTCAACCTGTAGCTCTTCCAGACTGTGAATATCATCCTAAAAT GGTTGAGATCGCAGGTCACGGTGCCACCACTGGAGGCCCTAATGATAAAAGGA AACCCAGCCAATCACCTACTCTGCACTGTGCAGATATTGAAGTTGTGAACTGTGAAGACCTCAAAAATACGTTGCAGAAACATTTCCAAGAGGTCTACCCAGTCAAGGTGTATCAGCACTGGTTCTGTGGTCAAACACCTAACGTGGATATATGTTAC GGAGATTCTGGCGGAGGAGTGGTGTACGAAGATAAGATTTACGGCATCATTTCTTTTCTTGGTGATCCTAAGCGTGTGTGCAGGAAAGCAGCTGCGTTCATGGACCTATGCAGTCCAGAATATGCAAAGTGGATAAATCAAACTATTACCTGA
- the LOC125885443 gene encoding anionic trypsin-2-like has product MGGITRLLLLLWAGVTVSTVVDLQKRIIGGRTCGQNERPYHVRLRITNGAHSGFCGGSLINNQWILTAAHCQKPGRTMYATLGVHPGPGQTVQITAPPVIYTDNNGARHDIMLLKLPKATQIQPVPLPDCNNRPRVGDAVQIAGYGAVNAGHNNKRVPGRANTLQCADTTVVDCQRLRDLKVSENSPRLSHYWFCGQRAGVDTCPGDSGGGVVYHGKIYGVHSFTGDPDYACQEAAGFMDVCAYIRWIRDTIKKPRRCLNCYRG; this is encoded by the exons ATGGGTGGCATAACACGTCTTCTCCTTTTGCTGTGGGCCG GTGTCACAGTGAGCACCGTGGTGGATCTGCAGAAGAGAATTATTGGAGGTCGAACATGTGGACAAAATGAGCGTCCTTACCATGTGAGGTTGAGGATAACTAATGGTGCCCATAGTGGGTTTTGTGGTGGCTCTCTGATCAATAACCAGTGGATTCTGACTGCAGCACACTGCCAGAAGCCAGGACG GACTATGTATGCAACTTTAGGTGTGCATCCAGGTCCTGGACAAACAGTGCAAATCACAGCACCACCCGTGATCTATACTGACAACAACGGCGCCAGACATGACATCATGCTGCTGAAGCTACCTAAGGCTACTCAGATTCAACCTGTACCACTTCCCGACTGTAACAATCGTCCCAGAGT agGTGATGCAGTTCAGATTGCAGGTTATGGAGCAGTTAATGCAGGCCATAACAATAAAAGAG TACCTGGGAGAGCTAATACCCTCCAATGTGCAGACACCACGGTTGTTGACTGTCAGAGGCTGAGAGACCTGAAAGTGTCTGAAAACTCGCCAAGACTGTCTCATTACTGGTTCTGTGGCCAAAGGGCTGGAGTGGATACATGTCCA GGCGACTCTGGTGGAGGAGTGGTGTACCACGGCAAGATCTACGGTGTCCATTCATTCACTGGTGACCCGGATTATGCCTGTCAAGAAGCAGCTGGCTTTATGGACGTCTGTGCATACATCCGGTGGATCAGAGATACCATTAAAAAACCAAGGAGATGTCTGAATTGTTATCGTGGTTAA
- the LOC125885440 gene encoding anionic trypsin-2-like isoform X4: MGGITRLLLLLWAGVTVSTVVDLQKRITGGQDCGQNERRYHVKLRITNGAHEMLCGGSLISDQWILTAAHCQEPGWKIYATLGVHPGPGTEVEIKSAPVVFKDSSNRIHDIMLLKLPERTDIKPVPLPDCNNRPKIGDTVQIAGHGATTTGPNNERLIVESATLLCLNTEVVDCQGLRECVKKRDPQSSRRYQHWFSCYRQGVESNRGDSGGGVVYNGMIYGVISFGVKLAPACVDTDGYMDVCAYKDWIESKTGSIFTKIAKALSCVGCPKL; the protein is encoded by the exons GTGTCACAGTGAGCACCGTGGTGGATCTGCAGAAGAGAATTACTGGAGGTCAAGACTGTGGACAAAATGAGCGTCGTTACCATGTGAAGTTGAGGATAACTAATGGTGCCCATGAGATGTTGTGTGGTGGCTCTCTGATCAGTGACCAGTGGATTCTGACTGCAGCACACTGCCAGGAGCCAGGATG GAAAATATATGCAACTTTAGGTGTGCATCCAGGGCCAGGAACAGAAGTGGAAATCAAATCAGCACCTGTTGTCTTTAAGGACAGCAGCAACAGGATTCATGACATCATGCTGCTGAAGCTACCTGAACGTACTGACATTAAACCTGTACCACTTCCTGACTGTAACAATCGTCCCAAAAT AGGTGATACAGTTCAGATTGCAGGTCATGGAGCCACAACTACAGGCCCAAATAATGAAAGAC TGATTGTTGAATCTGCTACTCTCCTGTGTCTAAACACCGAGGTTGTTGACTGTCAGGGGCTCAGAGAATGTGTGAAGAAGCGTGACCCACAGTCATCTAGACGTTATCAACACTGGTTCTCTTGCTATAGACAAGGAGTGGAAAGCAATCGT GGTGACTCTGGTGGAGGAGTGGTGTACAATGGCATGATTTACGGTGTCATTTCTTTCGGTGTCAAACTAGCCCCTGCCTGTGTTGACACAGATGGATATATGGACGTCTGTGCATACAAGGATTGGATCGAAAGCAAAACTGGCAGTATCTTCACTAAAATTGCCAAAGCATTGTCATGTGTTGGGTGTCCTAAACTGTAA
- the LOC125885440 gene encoding anionic trypsin-2-like isoform X3: protein MGGITRLLLLLWAGVTVSTVVDLQKRITGGQDCGQNERRYHVKLRITNGAHEMLCGGSLISDQWILTAAHCQEPGWKIYATLGVHPGPGTEVEIKSAPVVFKDSSNRIHDIMLLKLPERTDIKPVPLPDCNNRPKIGDTVQIAGHGATTTGPNNERLIVESATLLCLNTEVVDCQGLRECVKKRDPQSSRRYQHWFSCYRQGVESNRGDSGGGVVYNGMIYGVISFGVKLAPACVDTDGYMDVCAYKDWIESKTGSIFTKIAKALSCVGCPKL, encoded by the exons ATGGGTGGCATAACACGTCTTCTCCTTTTGCTGTGGGCCG GTGTCACAGTGAGCACCGTGGTGGATCTGCAGAAGAGAATTACTGGAGGTCAAGACTGTGGACAAAATGAGCGTCGTTACCATGTGAAGTTGAGGATAACTAATGGTGCCCATGAGATGTTGTGTGGTGGCTCTCTGATCAGTGACCAGTGGATTCTGACTGCAGCACACTGCCAGGAGCCAGGATG GAAAATATATGCAACTTTAGGTGTGCATCCAGGGCCAGGAACAGAAGTGGAAATCAAATCAGCACCTGTTGTCTTTAAGGACAGCAGCAACAGGATTCATGACATCATGCTGCTGAAGCTACCTGAACGTACTGACATTAAACCTGTACCACTTCCTGACTGTAACAATCGTCCCAAAAT AGGTGATACAGTTCAGATTGCAGGTCATGGAGCCACAACTACAGGCCCAAATAATGAAAGAC TGATTGTTGAATCTGCTACTCTCCTGTGTCTAAACACCGAGGTTGTTGACTGTCAGGGGCTCAGAGAATGTGTGAAGAAGCGTGACCCACAGTCATCTAGACGTTATCAACACTGGTTCTCTTGCTATAGACAAGGAGTGGAAAGCAATCGT GGTGACTCTGGTGGAGGAGTGGTGTACAATGGCATGATTTACGGTGTCATTTCTTTCGGTGTCAAACTAGCCCCTGCCTGTGTTGACACAGATGGATATATGGACGTCTGTGCATACAAGGATTGGATCGAAAGCAAAACTGGCAGTATCTTCACTAAAATTGCCAAAGCATTGTCATGTGTTGGGTGTCCTAAACTGTAA